The sequence CGAATTCAGACCCGGTGCAACgaaaggaaatggattggctactccccctgccacaagcccggtggctgctggtcggtgctctgtggaccccaccgtgatgtatgtgtttcatccatgccgtccatctatatttctagatcattttagaacatgggaccAAACCTTAGTGGAATATGaatttcagtggaccacaccataggaaaacaatagtgattggatatccaccattaaaatcatcctaagaaccactgtactgtttttttgtcatccaatatgttgaatggctcataaatacccagatgagggtaaaaaataaagatcaacttgatccgacAATTTTAtggtcaaaaagtttttaatggtcgatattcatttgacactgtttcctgtaatgtggtcaacttgagattgggatataccttattttttgtgttataatataaaattatctagaaaaatagatgaacggcatggatgaaacacgtacatcatggtggggcccacagagcaccaaccaccagccattggccggtgtcacggggagtaggcaatccgttCCCGCAACGAAAAGCTACGTGGGCCACTCTAATGTTTGTGGGATAGAGACACCGATATTCAAACCGTGGGACGtatcttataaatggtttgggtggcacgtaaacatcaaggtgggccacagcaagGTTTTAATGGTTTCGATGTGGATGCCTTATCATgactgtttctatggtgtggccctcgTAAGTCCCGTGTCAGCTTGAATTTCGGCTCACCTTCTAACAAGAGCTGgacagctgatggacggagtggatgccacACAGGCATCACGTTGGGCCCTCCCTACATAGCTTTTTGTTTCTCGGGCTACCTACTGTATGAAACTGACGTctcattagaaatgaaaattcatCAGACAATCAAATGTTTCACACTTTTCAACCGTTCATTATGATGCCGGATTCCTGTGTTTGTTAGTTTTGGACCGTCTAAAAGTTGACACTCACTGGTCATGGTTGCATGTGGCACTGATGCACCCCTACCTGGGTTATCCAAAATATGGGTGGAGctgtacacaaactgagttagATTGGTTAATTTGCtctacttgacttgaaaaagccgGAATTGGCTGGAATTGACTCGGCTGGAAACCGACTTCCAGTTGAGTTAAGCTGATTTTcgggcctccaaaaaattttgagCTGATTTTGAGTTTGCCTGAGCTTGAATCCACTCAGATCAAATCAGTCAAGcgactcaattattttgatattaacgTTGCTCCTCAAGTgtctgataaaatgactcaacaaagtgttattTGGGGGTGCAAACATTCTTCGTAAGACCAGttgagaaaatgttgcatagGCTTAAACTTAGCTTAAACTGGTCCAAGCTACTGACTTAGGCAAGCTGACCAGTCAGCTCATGGgccaagctgagccgagtttaAACTAGGGTTAGGTACTGgctgagccaagtcaagctgtgtCAAGCTAGACTCTTCTACCGTTCTAAACCTCTAAACGTGGGTCCTAAAATCACACCGATCAagcaatcaggaccgtccaataaatggagatcaaatggatggttcgAATTAGAATAGTCAGTGGCCCAAATTCGATAGGAAGATGTCAGATGGTTaatggatatacttaattttttaaaattttatttatgctCCATCCCCAGCTGGGCCTATGAATTGGGCGGTTTTGGATAACCGTACAACTGCGACATGTGTACGTTTGAAGAGCCTCCACCATCTTTTAATGGTGCAAAACTGACGTGGGGCTTCCTTAATTATGCATGTGCGATGGTTGATTATCAAGGGCCACTCATTGGATGAACAGGATCATCTGGTGTCTGTGGGTGTCGTTATCAAATTCAAACCGTGGGCCATCCTGTCCACTGGATGGACAGCAGCTTTCCACCGTCCCCTGCGTGTGTTTGTTGAATGCGGCGTTTATGAGATTTATGGTGGTGCCGAGGTTTTCATACAACCCAGCTTCGAATGGACCAGATTGCCTGCCACCCTGTccgaagctgtgtgggccccaccgtgatgtttgtgagaaatccaccctgtccatccgtttttccagctcatgttaggacatgagattAGAAATGAGATAGACCCAATACTTAAGTGgtccacacgacaggaaacaatggggattaaacgcccaccgttgaaacatgggGCCATAGAATTTCTTGTATCAGGCTCATTAttttgttttttcagtttataccagtgagaatgaccttatgaaccgtttggatggcatataaacatcaaggtggaccttgggaaggtttcaacggtaggcaatTTCCCTCCCACTTTTTtctgccgtgtggcccactcgagtttagatctacctcaattttaagctattatattaacatgatcccgaaaaacggatggacggtgtcgatttctcacaaacaacaagGTGAGTCCCATGGTAGTTGACCCACATTTCCATTCCCACCGTAAATGGAGAAGAGTTGTAAAATCACACGGatgggatgatcttaaccatcaaatTTTACTCATTAAATTCTGACCGTAGATCACTTTTCACCCATCCATTTGAGACCGTTCGATCAATGATTTTGGATCTGAGTGTCCCATCTGACTGAACTTTGTTCCCAATTAACATCaagttggggcccaccattaaataGCTTGAATGTCTTATACACGTCCGGGACACGTGGCTGCATGTATTACATGGACGGTAGATTTATGGTCTATCAAGATGTACAAAGAGCATCCTGGCAGAAAATATTAAAACAATCCatcaattaggtgggccacacatgtattaaAAATGATGACCGTTGGTCAATTTCTCACAGCTGTCCGCTTTTGGCGTACCTGAAGATTATTTACACGTGTTTAAAGAGTAGCCGTGCGCTTCGGGACTTGCATTCTGCAGTGACCCTAGTACGatggttctgtgggccccactatgatttatgtgttttatccatcctgttcatccatttttccagttcattttagaacatgataccAAAACTGAAGtctatccaaatcttaggtggaccacatcacaggaaagaagtttttaacggtaagagtTCAATAATTGCTATtatctgtgatgtggtctacctgagttttgaatctgcatcAACTTTAGAGTTTTTGCTAaaaaaaatgagctttaaaaatggatggatggctcggatcaaACGTATACATcagttggggcccacatggcaccgacCAGCACCGACCTCGGTAATGGAGCGGTCACTGTCGAATCCGAGTCCTGCGCCATTCTCTCTTTCTGTCCTGAGCCCCATCTAAGATACGGAAACGCGGTGCATTcgtatgatagttcaccaccatttgaaaatggtggtgattcttcGACCGTTTACATGGCAGTTGGGATAGTGGTACGGTAATCTAGACGGTCCCGATCACCCAGCCAGTTTATTAACGTTGCACAGCAGGAATTTTATATGAGAAGACGATAATACCCTCAGATCTTGCTCTTGGAATTTGGACTACTCACCCATTTCAATTTTAAACATTATCCATTCATTAAAATATGCTCCGGATGTggcacaatttggatggtcaggatagcGTTACGTCAGCTACGGATGGtgagaggatgagtcaccaccatttttaaaacgGTGGTCGACTATCACAGGAGTGCACTGCTACGTAGAGTCATGAATTAGAGctcgttttgcctctgtcgcgagtGAGAAAATATTGTGTGCCGCCATGTACTGGGGCTCAGATTCTGAGATGGtctgatgatttgaaccgtccatatttcCATTATTTCTGTAGATAATATACTTCCAAAGAACAGAGATCTTTAATAATTATAACAATTTTTTTCCTGAAATTGAATACTAGCCATTGAAAATCTTCAATTCATTGTTTTAAATACTTCTATGTGTATTGATGATCATATTCATTCCATGATTACACAATAAAAATGATAAATATCGTATAAGCGTTTTAGATCAATTTAAAATATCTTAGATTCAAAGACTAAAGCCTGATGTTTTGTACTTGTAATACGTTGGGATGTATTCTTGCAAACCTCTAAACTAAATGGATATAATAGCGGGAAAGCTACACGCGTCAAACATCCATTGGCTCCACCATTTCCACCATCTTTTCAGCGGaggcggattgtgtactgagtaactcagtacgctttacagtactgagtaaattctgtgggcccctcatgattttTTTatctcatccacgccgtccatccattttaacagatcattttatggcgttAGCCCAAAATTAAGATATATCGAAATTTTAAATAGAtcacaccacaggtaacagtgTAAGTTTagcacttaccgttgaaaacttcttagtgcgccacataagttttgtatatatctgtttttttcccttcattcatgtccatatgaacttatgaacaggctggatgacaaataaacattactgtagggcctagaaaggtttcaacggtggatgtcattgccccactatttcctgtagtatggtccacttgagctgtggatatgcttaaattttagtttcataccctaaaatgttcagaaaaaacggatgaacggtgtggataagtaacatacacctacggtgggccccacagtttactcagtatgcaatccgctacCCTTTCCAGCGAGAAAACGCTCGACAgcggtgcagagagagagagagagagagagagaggaagagcgTTTTCTAGTACTATCTCCCATcgctttctctctcattttccacatttttttaatgaaagaacAGAAGCTCTCCTCTAACAAAATGCAAAATCCGTTTCAAAAGCGATTCCAAAAACCCTCCCTTTTAATCccctctcattccctctctctctctccaaaacgGCAAAatcctttctctcctctctttctccggCAATTCTCGCCACTTTCCGACAGAATCGCTTACTCCCGACGGCCTTCTCTCGCCGGAATCTGATAATCCGACGCCATGGACGACGATTTCTCGCTCTCCGTCGTAACAGGGCTGAAGATTGCGAAGCGTATCTACTACGGCAAGGAGCAGCAAGTATCGGCGCCGGAACCGGCTCCCGTCATGGAGAAATCCCCGTCGGTTCGGCCGGGGCACGGCCCGACGGCGCCGATGGTCTACGCCGTGATCTTCGACCCGTCGATTGTCGACAATCCCGAGATTCCGACCTACCAGCCGCACGTGCATGGGTTGTGCGACCCGCCGGCGCTGATTCCGCTCCACATGAATGAGATTGGGATGGATGTGGATTGCTATCTTGACACGGCGTTCGTCTCGGTGAGTGGGTCATGGCGTGTGCATTGCGTGATGGCGAGCTGCAGCTGCGATTGCCGGGTCGTGGTCCCGATGGGCGAGCAGGTATTTCTAGAATCGAGATTTCAAATAGGATTTTCCAATTTACTTTCCTTCTTtactcttcctcttctttttttttttttgaaatttcatctGTTCTGTTTTGATGCAGTCGTTGAATTGCGATACtgagatgcctaaaaatgagttcatctcattttagtaaacAGTAATCATGCATTAGAGATTTTgaaataattatgtattagagatcgatcaagatctctaatacataattactgtcaACTAAAATGAGATAACTCGTTTTTTAGGCATATACCAaacgggcgcggcttcggtggatcccgcgatccaccgaggtgggtctaacccttactgtggggcccaccttgatttatgtactttacatccacgccgtctatcctttTTGAAAGCTGACTTTAGggaattatcccaaaaatgacgcagattcaagtcttaggtggagcacaccataggaaacagtggtgattgaatccccaccattgaaaacttcttgggggccactaaaatgtttatttgccatccaacctttagataaggtcacaaagacctggatgatgggcccacacaaatatcagtttgatccaaaacttttgcggcccacaagaagtttttaatggtcggtcaCCACTGTTTGCTGTGTTatagtccaactgagatttggatctgcttcatttttgggatcatgccctaaaatgatctgtcaaaacggttggatggagtggatggcaggaacatacatcaaggtggggtccagtcagggatcccacccatcCACGCGCAACTACCAAAACGGGCCTAAGAGTTTTgcaatctctctttctttatcctCTCTGAATTGATTGTTGACATTCTCGCGAGGAGACTATTCAGTGATCTGAATgaatgatctgaactgttcattggGTAGATTCTGCTATGGATAGACTGTGGTAAAGAAATCTCATTGGTCAAACTATCTCAACCCTTGAATTGGTTACCTAAAATGTACGGTAGAGTAGAAAATTGGCAATAGTATAAATTGGTGAAAAGCACACCAAGTGGATGGGCAGGACTGTCCAAGCCGGATTCCGGGGCTCGGATTCAGTAGTGACTTCTACAGTACGGGTGCTGGTTGGTGTTCtgtggaccctactatgatgcatgtgttttatccgagCCGCCCATCCATTattcctgctcattttagggaatgaactaaaaaaatgtggtagatccaaatcttaagcagACCAAACTACtagaaatagtggtgatcgaACTCCCACCAAGCCACCATTGAAAAGCTAATGGGgcctgctgtaatgtttattctccatccaatcgttgattaggtcacacaaacctgaatgaagggaaaacacaaatatcagcttgatccaaagcttctgtggcccctcagttgattaggtcacacaaacctagatgaaggaaaaacacaaatttcagcttgatccaaaacttttgtggcccttgagaagtttttttacggtgggtgttcaatcaccaccatttcctgtggtgtggtccacttgagatttagatctgcctcattttttgtatcatcctctaaaatgagctggaaaaatgtgtggatggcatggataaaacacatacgtggagcccatagagcaccgaccaatacTGACCTCGGTATTGGAGGGGTCACTATAGAATCCCAGTCCGTCCAAGCCGCACAAGTTGCAGACACGGTCCATACCTTAGGACCCACCTGGCAATCCAATCAGTTTGGCCCACTCCTCATGGTAACCATGTCAGAACTGTGCTATCTGGAAGGGCCTaaacatttgatcaatggcctctaAAGTGAAAGGTCCTGATAATTTATAACCAAAAAAGGTCCAATCATCAATTGATCTGTCAActttgtgggccctacattgGGTTTCCTGTGACTCTTCAGGATTATTGGATCTAACAATCCTAAAATTGGATTGGTATCCTGCAAAATGCTTGATTATCACTAGTAaagtcaactcatcaggtggttAAGATCACcttcaaggtattcaataacggtaatggtggccgtaatggccaccataaTTACCGTTACGATACATCGTACAGGCTGTAATGCCCATTACAGCCAAAAAAAGAAAACTGTATCAGCTGTGTCGGCctcataatggctgttatgggccATTTtctccataatggctgttacagcccaGTTACgcataatgattcccaccattagtgTTACCTAATGGCTGTAGTGGATTttatgtaaccattttttaataccttgttCACTTTGATTGCTATGTTCTGCTGTCGTGGCTTATCGCCTCTTCTCTTATTATTGTAAATTGATTCAAGTGGAGGGCAGAGAATCCCTCCCTACAACTTGCACCTTTTGCAGCTCAAAGTCAGGGTGAAGCCCAGCCCAGCCAAGAATTCAAAGATCTATTGTTGTTCAATTTGTCTCTTAATATCTTCATGAGTGTGGTCTGATTCCtccaattttttgtctcatagccGCAAAATATTCTTCTACACCTTTTTGCATATTTGTAATTACATGATGTGGTTGACAAATTCAAGCCAAATCATTGTTCCATGAATAGGTCTTGGTAGCAATGTCCCATATCTCCTTTGCACTTTTTAGAAATAGTAGCCCATGGCGAATGTTGGTTTGCATTCAATGAAGAAGCCAAGACATCATACTTAGATTTCCAGTTTCCCAATCATCATCAGAGGGATCATAAAAAAAGGTGGCTCCTTTTTGTTTCTAGTTATATGTCTAAATTTTTTCTACTTCCAATAGATATCTTTGCAGAATGGGACTACAAATAATTCTTTACGTCTATTTTAacagtgttgatcatcaatcCAGGCTGGTCATGCTACTTCCTATTGAGATCTGCACCTTAGAGCTCAACTTGAGATTCCTTCCTCCATATTAGACGAGAAATACATGAATGGTTGTCTCCTTCCTCCATATTAGATGAGAAATACATGAATGATTATGTACGTAAGTACCTCAAATTTCATTAAAACTGCTGGAACAAAGAAGCAGCGTCTTCTGGCCTTGGAAATCAAATCATCGGACCCTAGAAATGCTCTTGAAGACTACTACTGGCCATGGTAGTGCCGCCGACGTCACCGCTGGTGGTTGCCAAAGGCCCTAGTTTTGCTATTGATGAACCTGTAAAtggaaaacaagagaaaaagtgagagggaaaagaggaagagacATAAAACAAAATAGAAAGGAGGGAAAAGAGAGATTGGGAGAATAACTTGATTCATGGtggaaaggaaaaaggaaaagaattgATGATAACCTGtaatggaaaatgagagagaaataaaacaaaaatagagggggggggggggggtggtggtgCGCGGTAATCCCGATTTGATACCCTGATGGGATCCATGGTaggaagggagaaagagagagagacggggcCAACTCAGCCGAGTTGTGCCCTTTTCTCAAATTATaaggaaaaaatgaaaatttctaaatatcAGTACCATGGAAACAATAGATTCACCATGAAGATCATTTAAATCTGGCAGGGGGGGGGGTGTGGGGGTGTGTTTGTCCTGATTTGATACGCTGATGGGATCCATGGTAGgaagggagaaggagagagacgGGGCCAACTCAGCCGAGTTGTGCCCCTTTCTCAaattataaggaaaaaaaatgaaaatttctaaatatcAGTACCATGGAAACAATAGATTCACCATGAAGATCATTTGGCAGTTGGAACAAAAATCTGGcctgtccactcatcaggtgggacggAGCATTGGAATCAATAGACAGCTAACGATATGACTCAACATACACATGTGGCCTACCTAGCAAGCAGATTGGTCTATTTTTTGAGAACTGCTatcttgatggtgggacccatcattttCATGGTTCCAAATTTCTAAACAAGTAGCATGGTAGCAGGAAAGATAGTATGGTACCACGACTTGTGGTACCATTGCTTGTATGTGATCTGTTCTCACTAATGATACATCTTTAGATGAGCTTAACATGCTTGGATCCTTTACTATGTCTGTAACCGAACCAACATTTGTGAGCCTACAACCACAATAACTAGCAAAGAGACCATGCTCAGACCTTGCAAGAATCAATGCGAATTACAACCAGAAAAGAattaacaagaaaaaaaataaaaatactcatGACAACAATGAAGATTGTTTCTTCTTTAGCCAACGAATTGACTAGAGAAGTTGTTTCCCTTGGGCGTGAGAGAAAGAAACCTCCATATCCTCATGGAGATCTGTGGCCTCTTCAATGAAATTTGCAAGCTCTTGTGGGCATCTTCCACATTTTGCCCAATCCATGGCAGTTTGCTGGAATCCCTTTCAATAACTACCAGGCGAAGTTGTGGCTGGCCCCTAATTTTAATGCTTGCAACAAAGCTGCAGCTTCAGCAAAATTTGAGTTGCCAATAACAGCCACTAAACTCTAATAAAGGTTCACCCTAGCAATTCCTGACAATTCCCCCACTCTTGCTGCCCTGGGTTTCTTTAAAACATCCATCACAGTTACATTTGAACCATCCCTCATCTTTCTTTGGGTTTGGGCGGCTCCCCACTGCATTTAATATTAAAAGTACTAGCTGTTTAGATATGCCTTTCGTAATTTGTCACCACAGTTCCAGTCCATAATCAGCCCTCCATTCTTCTTTATAAAACCATCCAAAACAGATTTGAATGCAGAAAATTCCGTTAATTCTCTGCAGACACAAGCTCCAGTGGGTAGCCTGGAGCAATACTTTCTGCAGCACCCAACTGATAGGACTCCCTAGTGAATTAGTCTATTCTGTCTGTTGCTGGaattaatgttttaaatatcgctatcgcataatgtatcgcacccttgggatatggatacatattggttatcatatgtgatatatcggttgtatcgcgtaatgtatcgctgttgttgggaaacatggaaatattgggaaattggtcgaatttttcatggaaacttcaaggattgttgaaaaaaacatcaatacacacttagaaatcgaaacattttttttataaaaaagtgcacataataggggtttcctttgtatggggtcctaatacatgcactgtccaattgaactgatgcaagtatatttaaagtctattcatgtaatttataaacgtaagaagacatgtatggaaacacaatcaataaattcaaaagcaaaagaagaatcactgatcaggttacatacatctttgaatttatgtttggatacaaagattgcaactaatttgcgagaaattgaaaatttttgatttttctcaattttctgtaACTtgccccatctcccccaaatctcgaaatcaaagctccaaatccatgatttttttatggaaaacatgaagaatcatagatttgtaaccatttgacatcaATTTAACGTGATTTATAGCAAAAAaatggatcgaaaatcgaaaatgctcattggattgaataggtgggatatatcgacactacctatgcatttcgtatcacacaagtgggatacaagatatatcggtgGGATATGTcggccaatatcatcgatatttaaaacactgactgGAATCTTACATGGCCATTAGACAACAATGTTAAAATTTCTCACAACAATATAAATATTGCTATTTATTTGagatctttttctctttctttctttctttcttttttccccacCTTCGCATTTGCTTGTTCAGTGTTCTCAAGCAGCACATCTTTGGCTAACAGGGTTCGATTCTAGGTGTGGAGATCAATGTAGCTGGAAGATCATACTCCACTCAACTTATGCAGATGGAAGAAACACAGGGCATGGCAAAAATGACAAAGAACGAACATGGGGGCTTTTTGAAACCACAAATCTTCTCTTTAATGATACCCAAGGCAAGCAATtaatttcattttcatctttCGGCCATCAAGTTGATGAGTATTTTGAATTTATAGTTATTTCATATTTCCGCTCCTAAAAGTTTTCTTTCTTTGCAAATTTCTTTTTCAAGGTTGATGGAGGATCTATTCTTTCAATTAAAGTCAGTTGGTTTCAGCAATTATTGTGTATTGATGGTCAGTTCACCCTCAGTGTACCTTTTGTCTTTCCTGAATACGTTACTGCACCTGGAAAGAAATTGAGAAGGGAAAGGATACAGTTGAATGTGAACACTGGTATTGAGAAGGAAGTTGTGTGCAAGACAACTAGCCATCCTTTGAAGGTGAATAAATACTTATTTCTATATGTACTTGTTCTTTACTACTATACCATTGTGATGGTCTTGCCAATAGTGTTAATTCAATCTTGCATCTTTATACCATCAACTAATATGATGGATCGTGTTGTTTTGATGAAATGACGCAATttcgtgatttatttatttattttttgtttccagCAAATAAGACGCCAGATGGGGAAATTAGGTTTCCTCTATGAAAGAGATGTGTATGCATGGTCTCGTGCTGATTTCTGTTTTTCATATAtggtaagttttcaatggtcattatCTTGGCTTTGATTCCTTAAATAAACCCATTGCTATAAGCTAATCATGGGGTAAAATATCAGAAGTCAACTCATGGCTAAAATATTAGTAGTAGCTGGTTTGGATTTGACCAGCTATTTGTCAGTGTGTATGGTTTAAGTTCTGCACCTCAACCTGTAATATAATAGTTTGTCTCATTGATACTACCAATTCCTACAACACTACTCTCCTGTCATGAGTTTGATCCATCTTGACGCACACACATACTGTTTAGGGTTCTGATTGATTATTCTTTTTCTAAAAGAAATGGATACATAATGGAATTAAATGATAGAAATTCTTCTTTTTAACTCCATATTGGAGATGTGAATTTAGCAATTGGCGGGGTGTTCCTATCAGCATTAGCTAAAAGAGCAACTGGAATCTGCTAAACAGTTTGCAACCGTTTTTCAAAACATTTATTGTAGTGAACTGTAATTTTCACTTTGATGAACTTACATCTGAAGATCTGGAAAGTGAAGTTCAGTCAGTAATTGGTTCCTACTTGCAAGGAGTGTTACGAAACTAGATGTCCTCATGGAAGTGCAAGAGTCGATGTATGTGTCCACTTATTAGGAATGACTAGAAGTACTCCCGTACAACTGCATAGATGAACTCAAATCACTTAAatcttttcttgaaaacccttgTCTGGCCATCTTACAAATTACAACCAACCAATAGAGGATAAACATAAGTAAACATTTTCACCACTGAACAATAGGTATCAATATGATAATTGGGCTTGAAGCAACATTTGTCTTCTGGAAGCATTTCCAATTACGAACAACagctgtaaaaaagaaaaaaaaaacactttgtTCTCTGGAGATCAAGAGCCAAGTTATCCTCAGCATTACTAGAAGAATACTTGATTTCGTAGAAGATCcatctcccttttctttttttttggccatTCCTACCCATTAAGAGATGGCTAACATCTATGGCTATAGTAAGTACGTTGTTTCATTGGACTTTGTTCCAAAACAAATGAGATCCAAAGGCAGTGCTTCCAATATATGCCAGAAAGACATGGACTTTTTTTTAGCACATTAGTTTCATAGAGTAAACAATTAGATACTTATTATCTGTGTTTTTGTTCACAGATTTCTTCAAATGACATATTTGGTGGCTTGCTTTTGCAATCTCCATCCATGCATGACTTTGATCAAAGAGAAATATTTTGCCTCTACCTCTTTCCTGGAAAAATCCAGAGTACAAAGGTTTGTACGTGTACATTCTTTGTTCATTATTCTTGTTTATAACCTATTATCTCCATGTTTAAGTGGGTTTTTATGATCTGTGAACCAAGTGAATCAACGACACGCTGCTTATTTTATTGTGGTAATTAGTTGCCACACATTTTA is a genomic window of Magnolia sinica isolate HGM2019 chromosome 15, MsV1, whole genome shotgun sequence containing:
- the LOC131228171 gene encoding uncharacterized protein LOC131228171 isoform X3; translated protein: MDDDFSLSVVTGLKIAKRIYYGKEQQVSAPEPAPVMEKSPSVRPGHGPTAPMVYAVIFDPSIVDNPEIPTYQPHVHGLCDPPALIPLHMNEIGMDVDCYLDTAFVSVSGSWRVHCVMASCSCDCRVVVPMGEQGSILGVEINVAGRSYSTQLMQMEETQGMAKMTKNEHGGFLKPQIFSLMIPKVDGGSILSIKVSWFQQLLCIDGQFTLSVPFVFPEYVTAPGKKLRRERIQLNVNTGIEKEVVCKTTSHPLKQIRRQMGKLGFLYERDVYAWSRADFCFSYMISSNDIFGGLLLQSPSMHDFDQREIFCLYLFPGKIQSTKVFRKEVVFLVDISESMRGWPLENAKNALAAALSKLTPADSFSIIAFNEATHLFSSSLVLAKEERVENATKWISENCIARGGTNIHSPLSVAMEMLASSHDSIGQIFLITDGAVEDERSICHYVKTHITSGGSTSPRISTFGIGSYCNHYFLRMLAMIGRGHYDAAYDADSIDFRMQRLFTTASSPILANIAIDIFYHLDACEVYPFPIPDLVSECPLILSGRYQGNFPDSVKAKGVLADMTSMAIDLKLQKAKDIPLDKVRYS